A region from the Candidatus Tenderia electrophaga genome encodes:
- a CDS encoding superoxide dismutase (SodB; iron binding; present under aerobic and anaerobic conditions; destroys free radicals), whose amino-acid sequence MAHKLPELPYAKDALAPTISAETLEYHYGKHHQTYVDKLNGMIEGTEFADATLEDIVKKSSGGMFNNAAQVWNHTFYWNCLSPNGGGEPSGALADAITKAFGSFADFKEKFATSAAGNFGSGWTWLVKNSDGSVEIVNTSNAGCPLTEGKTPLLTVDVWEHAYYIDYRNARPKYLDALWGIINWDFAEKNYGG is encoded by the coding sequence ATGGCACATAAACTGCCTGAACTGCCCTACGCCAAGGACGCATTGGCCCCCACCATTTCCGCCGAGACCCTGGAATACCATTACGGCAAACACCACCAGACCTATGTGGACAAGCTCAACGGCATGATCGAAGGTACCGAGTTTGCCGACGCCACGCTGGAAGACATCGTCAAGAAATCCTCCGGCGGCATGTTCAACAACGCCGCACAGGTGTGGAACCACACCTTCTACTGGAACTGTCTCAGCCCCAACGGCGGCGGCGAACCGAGCGGCGCCCTGGCCGACGCCATCACCAAGGCCTTCGGCTCCTTCGCCGATTTCAAAGAGAAATTCGCCACTTCAGCCGCCGGCAACTTCGGTTCGGGCTGGACCTGGCTGGTGAAAAACAGCGACGGCTCGGTGGAGATCGTCAACACCAGCAACGCCGGTTGCCCCCTGACCGAGGGCAAGACCCCGCTGCTGACCGTGGACGTGTGGGAACATGCCTACTACATCGATTACCGCAATGCCCGCCCCAAGTACCTGGACGCGTTGTGGGGCATCATCAACTGGGATTTCGCCGAGAAAAACTACGGGGGTTAA
- a CDS encoding ornithine carbamoyltransferase produces MAARHFITLMDFTPDELQGLIQRAIELKRMQGSGAIYEPLKNKVLGMVFEKSSTRTRVAFETAMAQCGGHAIFLSPRDTQLGRGEPIEDSARVLSRMVDVIMIRTYEHEKLLQFAKYSQVPVINALTDMQHPIQLLADIQTYVEHRGEIRGRRVAYIGDGNNMCHSYIDAARQFGFELVIASPAGYLPDPAILKAAGASAYLVDTTQEAAKGADLIVTDVWASMGREEELSNRRIAFGDYQVNQALMQLANPDCLFMHCLPAHREEEVSAEVMDGPQSVVWDEAENRLHSQKALLEFLLTGKLGG; encoded by the coding sequence ATGGCTGCACGTCATTTTATTACTCTGATGGACTTCACCCCTGACGAACTGCAGGGATTGATTCAACGCGCCATCGAACTGAAACGCATGCAAGGCAGCGGCGCGATCTACGAGCCGCTCAAGAACAAGGTGTTGGGGATGGTATTCGAAAAATCCTCCACCCGCACCCGCGTCGCCTTCGAGACCGCCATGGCCCAATGCGGCGGCCACGCCATCTTTCTCTCGCCGCGCGACACCCAACTCGGCCGCGGCGAACCCATCGAGGACAGCGCCAGGGTCTTGTCGCGCATGGTGGACGTGATCATGATCCGCACCTACGAACACGAGAAGCTGCTGCAGTTCGCCAAGTATTCGCAGGTACCGGTGATCAACGCCCTCACCGACATGCAGCACCCCATCCAGCTGCTGGCTGACATCCAGACCTATGTGGAACACCGCGGTGAGATTCGCGGTAGGCGCGTCGCCTACATCGGCGACGGCAACAACATGTGCCATTCCTACATCGACGCCGCGCGCCAATTCGGCTTTGAGCTGGTGATCGCCTCGCCCGCAGGCTATCTGCCGGACCCGGCCATTCTCAAGGCCGCCGGCGCCAGCGCCTATCTGGTAGACACCACTCAAGAGGCCGCCAAGGGCGCCGACCTGATCGTCACCGATGTCTGGGCCAGCATGGGTCGGGAGGAAGAGCTGAGTAACCGCCGCATCGCCTTCGGCGACTACCAGGTCAATCAGGCCCTCATGCAGCTGGCAAATCCCGACTGCCTGTTCATGCACTGCCTGCCGGCACACCGCGAGGAAGAGGTCAGCGCCGAGGTCATGGACGGACCGCAGAGCGTGGTCTGGGACGAGGCCGAAAACCGCCTGCATTCGCAGAAGGCCTTGCTGGAATTCCTGCTCACCGGCAAACTCGGGGGCTGA
- a CDS encoding XRE family transcriptional regulator, with translation MSIPNTTRIKRRPTHPGEMLREDFLPEYELTVSTLAEALGVSRQSINELLRERRGISPEMALRLGRLFGNTPEFWLNAQRAVDLWDAAEGIKKDIARIKPLNAA, from the coding sequence ATGAGCATTCCGAATACAACCAGGATCAAGCGTCGGCCGACCCATCCAGGGGAGATGCTACGTGAGGATTTTCTGCCTGAATATGAGCTTACCGTTTCCACCTTGGCTGAGGCCCTGGGTGTGTCACGGCAATCGATTAATGAATTGTTACGCGAGCGGCGCGGTATCAGCCCGGAGATGGCGCTCCGGTTGGGGCGTCTGTTTGGTAATACACCTGAGTTCTGGCTTAACGCGCAGAGGGCTGTGGATTTGTGGGACGCCGCGGAGGGAATAAAGAAAGATATAGCCCGCATTAAACCGCTGAATGCCGCCTAA
- a CDS encoding plasmid maintenance system killer, which produces MIKTFADRLTQELYLTGKAKRFPADVAKRARRKLEYVDLATRVDDLKVPPGNRLHALEGDRKGQYSISINDQWRICFRFVDGDAYDVEACDYHSTR; this is translated from the coding sequence ATGATCAAAACGTTCGCGGATCGACTCACGCAGGAGCTGTATCTCACAGGCAAAGCCAAACGGTTTCCAGCGGATGTTGCCAAACGGGCTAGGCGTAAGTTGGAGTACGTGGACTTGGCCACGCGGGTGGATGACCTAAAGGTTCCGCCCGGTAATCGGCTTCATGCGCTGGAAGGCGATCGGAAAGGGCAGTACTCGATCTCGATTAATGACCAATGGCGCATTTGTTTCCGATTCGTGGACGGTGATGCTTATGATGTTGAAGCCTGCGATTATCATTCAACGAGGTGA
- a CDS encoding acetylornithine aminotransferase, which yields MTDHLMSTYKRLPVSFVRGAGAWLWDDNDKQYLDALSGIAVCSLGHANARVAEAICAQARRLLHTSNIYGIANQDRLGEALCRVAGMDKVFFGNSGAEANEAAIKLARLYGHNKGIANPAIIVAAGSFHGRTLATLSATGNAKIQAGFEPLVPGFVRVPYNDIAAIEQLADNADIVAVLVEPIQGEGGINIPADDYLDRIRALCDRHDWLMMLDEIQTGMCRSGKWFAYQHSNSAPDVMSVAKALGNGMPIGACLARGKAAEVLQPGSHGSTFGGNPLACAAALAVIEEMESGDLANNAMIKGERLRQGLQQALADCDSVAAIRGRGLMLGVELKHACGELVQRALDQGLLINVTAEKVVRLLPPLIIESDEIDRIVDIIASLVKQ from the coding sequence ATGACGGATCACTTAATGTCCACGTATAAGCGCCTACCGGTGAGTTTCGTGCGCGGCGCAGGCGCCTGGCTGTGGGACGATAATGACAAACAATACCTCGACGCCCTGAGCGGCATCGCCGTCTGCAGTCTCGGTCACGCCAATGCCCGGGTGGCCGAGGCCATTTGCGCGCAAGCGCGTCGCCTGCTGCACACCTCCAATATCTACGGCATCGCCAACCAAGATCGATTGGGCGAGGCGCTGTGCCGCGTCGCCGGCATGGACAAGGTGTTCTTCGGCAATTCCGGCGCCGAGGCCAACGAGGCCGCCATCAAGCTGGCGCGGCTCTACGGCCACAACAAGGGCATCGCCAACCCGGCCATCATCGTCGCCGCAGGCAGCTTCCACGGCCGTACCCTGGCCACCCTGAGCGCCACTGGCAATGCCAAGATCCAGGCCGGTTTCGAACCGCTGGTGCCCGGCTTCGTGCGCGTGCCCTACAACGATATCGCCGCCATCGAGCAACTGGCCGACAATGCCGACATCGTCGCCGTGCTGGTGGAACCCATTCAGGGCGAAGGCGGCATCAATATCCCGGCCGACGATTATCTCGACCGCATCCGCGCCCTGTGCGACCGACACGATTGGCTCATGATGCTGGACGAAATCCAAACCGGCATGTGCCGCAGCGGCAAGTGGTTCGCCTACCAACACAGCAACAGCGCGCCCGACGTGATGAGCGTCGCCAAGGCGCTCGGCAACGGCATGCCCATCGGCGCCTGCCTGGCGCGCGGCAAGGCGGCCGAGGTGTTGCAGCCCGGTAGCCACGGCTCCACCTTCGGCGGCAATCCGCTGGCCTGCGCCGCGGCCCTGGCGGTGATCGAGGAAATGGAAAGCGGAGACCTGGCCAACAACGCCATGATCAAGGGTGAACGGCTGCGCCAAGGCCTGCAACAGGCGTTGGCCGATTGCGACAGCGTCGCCGCCATACGCGGCCGCGGCCTGATGCTGGGCGTGGAATTGAAACACGCCTGCGGCGAGCTGGTGCAGCGAGCCTTGGATCAAGGCCTGCTGATCAACGTCACCGCCGAGAAGGTGGTCCGCCTGCTACCGCCGCTGATTATCGAGAGCGACGAGATCGACCGCATCGTTGATATAATCGCAAGCCTCGTTAAACAATAG